Part of the Arsenicicoccus sp. oral taxon 190 genome, CTGCGCGCCGCCGACGTCGTGGAGCTCGACATCGTGCGCTGCGGTGCGGACGTGCTGGAGGTGCCGACCACGGTGGCCCGGCTTGTTCTGGCCGCCGACCACCGACCCGGGGTCGCCGTCCGCGGGGATGGGCCCGGCCTGCGACGCGGCCGGGCAGGGAAGGGCCGTCGGCGCGACAGTGCCTCCTGAGGCTCCCCACCCCATCCTTATCGTTGTGCCACGTGCGGGCGCGTCCATGGCGGGTCTGCAGGGCTGCGTTTCACGTGAAACACCGCGTCCTCCGAACGCGCCCAAAATGGGCAGCACCGCCCCGTGGCGCCTGGTCCGTGACGGTGGCCCCCGCGTCTAGAGTGGACGCTTGGCATCAGCATGTGGCACGAGGAGTGTGGGTGTGAGCGTCGCGACCGGGTTGGGATGGCCTGACCTTCAGCTGCCGGGGGGTGGTTCCGGGCTCGGCTGGCCCGCCCCTGTTTCACGTGAAACACCCGGCGCGCGCCACGAGACCCTGCGCACGGCGGTCCCGGACGAGGACGGCCTGCCGGAGGAGGCGGCGTACGAGGAGCCCGTGCCTGAGCATGCCTCGGTTGAAGAGCCAGTGCTCGAGGAGCCTGTGGTCGAGGAGCCCGTGCTCGAGGATCCTGTGCTCGAGGAAGCCACCTCGCCCGCCGAGGGACTGGGCGACGGACTCGGCAGCATCGCCCAGAGCTGGAGCGACGACCTGCCCGGCGAGGGCTATCAGCCGGAGCAGCGGTTGCGGGCCCACCGCCCCCGCGGCGCCGAAGCGGCCGCCCACGCCGAGGTGCAGAGCCGATTCCTCGGAGGGACGGGCTCGGACGACCGCAAGTCCCGCCTCGCCGTCGCGTGGCAGGACGCTCCCAGTCGTCAGGTCCCCGACGCGGCCCTCTTCGGCGACGCCTCCCACGCCGCGAGGACCGAGCTCGCCGAGATGGCGGCGGCCGTCACCACCGACGAGCCGGTTTCCCGTGAAACACCCGAGGTGGACGTGGTCTCGACGTTCGCTGCGCAGCAGGACGCCCCTGACGACCGCACCGAGGAGAGCCTCTCCATGACCCAGGCGACCATCGACGCACCGGGGACCCCCGTGGCAGCACCGGCCTCGGCCGACGAGCCGCGGGAGAGCGCGACGTTCGGCTCCTCAAGCGCAGCCGATGCCCCGTCACCGCTGGGTCGCGCGCAGGCCACCGGCGACCCCCTCCCCGCCCCGAGGCGCACCCGGGTCATGACGGTCGCCAACCAGAAGGGCGGGGTCGGCAAGACGACCACGACCGTCAACGTGGCCGCAGCCCTCGCGCAGGCGGGTCTG contains:
- a CDS encoding ParA family protein is translated as MPEHASVEEPVLEEPVVEEPVLEDPVLEEATSPAEGLGDGLGSIAQSWSDDLPGEGYQPEQRLRAHRPRGAEAAAHAEVQSRFLGGTGSDDRKSRLAVAWQDAPSRQVPDAALFGDASHAARTELAEMAAAVTTDEPVSRETPEVDVVSTFAAQQDAPDDRTEESLSMTQATIDAPGTPVAAPASADEPRESATFGSSSAADAPSPLGRAQATGDPLPAPRRTRVMTVANQKGGVGKTTTTVNVAAALAQAGLRVLVLDLDPQGNASTALGIPHHAEVPSVYDVLVDGAPIADVVQACPDVPNLWCAPATIDLAGAEIELVSLVAREMRLARALTAYLRRMEDEDQRIDYVLVDCPPSLGLLTINAFVAAEEVFIPIQCEYYALEGLSQLLKNIELIKAHLNPSLHVSTILLTMYDGRTRLSAQVADEVRRHFGQQVVRSTVPRSVRISEAPSHGQTVMTYDPTSSGALSYAAAAVEIARQGAGEGGNR